The following coding sequences lie in one Heyndrickxia oleronia genomic window:
- the cdaS gene encoding sporulation-specific diadenylate cyclase CdaS codes for MDSNNCDFSPMKRQIETDMKHLIHQLQSNLDLLGNENYCLLGNLESIKDQLIAIESMAASFYLNCYLSSFTDTYEDLTTTVQHLSKDKHGALIIVERLDPLDNIIQKGIPIRAMVSPKLLESIFYPGNPLHDGAVLIRGNVVDSAANVLPLTSKLIHEGKYGTRHRAAIGLSEQSDALVLVVSEETGKISFSLDGKLYPINTTQPIIL; via the coding sequence ATGGACAGTAATAATTGTGATTTTTCCCCAATGAAACGCCAAATAGAAACAGACATGAAACACCTGATCCATCAACTCCAATCTAATTTAGATTTACTTGGAAACGAAAACTATTGTCTTTTGGGTAACCTGGAGAGCATAAAAGATCAACTTATCGCAATTGAATCAATGGCAGCTTCATTTTATTTAAATTGTTATTTATCTTCGTTTACTGACACTTATGAGGATTTAACCACAACTGTTCAGCATCTTTCCAAGGATAAGCATGGAGCATTGATTATAGTAGAACGTCTTGACCCACTTGACAATATTATTCAAAAAGGTATTCCAATACGGGCAATGGTATCACCAAAGCTATTAGAGTCAATCTTTTATCCAGGGAACCCCCTCCATGATGGTGCAGTATTGATCAGAGGAAATGTAGTTGATTCTGCTGCAAATGTACTTCCATTAACTTCAAAATTAATACATGAAGGAAAATATGGAACACGTCACCGAGCAGCAATAGGACTCTCTGAGCAAAGTGATGCACTTGTACTCGTTGTTTCCGAAGAAACCGGTAAAATTTCATTTTCCTTAGATGGAAAACTATATCCGATTAATACAACACAACCTATAATTTTATAA
- a CDS encoding Fur-regulated basic protein FbpA — MERLLNETIESRRNDLINKLIENGQYKKDGKHLFELSLLDLEYEYYKITSKNHPHSGIDSIRWINFK; from the coding sequence ATGGAAAGATTGTTAAATGAAACAATAGAAAGTCGTCGAAACGATTTAATTAATAAGTTAATTGAAAATGGACAATACAAAAAAGATGGAAAGCATCTTTTTGAATTATCTTTATTAGATTTGGAATATGAGTATTATAAAATTACATCTAAAAATCATCCACATAGTGGAATAGACTCTATTCGATGGATTAATTTTAAATAA
- the thiM gene encoding hydroxyethylthiazole kinase produces the protein MNNIKELFNRVKESKPLIHHITNTVTINDCANVTLAIGGSPVMATETNEMEEMIQLADALVINFGTIHEQVFESMIRAGGAANRKGIPVIFDPVGVGATSFRTSKSQILLDQVKMDIIRGNVSELHALIGGSSQTKGVDAGEVSVSPIEIANRAAVKYKCSIGISGKEDVISDGKRTFILQNGDEILTKITGTGCMSGSIIASFAAVSEDPLNATMVGMSVMSIAGQRAKQHLKLNEGLGTFKAKLIDEIDLMNAETFNLEVRIHEY, from the coding sequence GTGAATAATATCAAAGAATTATTTAATAGAGTAAAAGAGTCGAAGCCACTTATTCATCATATTACGAATACAGTAACCATCAATGATTGTGCCAATGTGACACTTGCAATTGGGGGATCACCTGTAATGGCAACAGAAACGAATGAGATGGAAGAGATGATCCAGTTAGCAGATGCACTAGTGATAAACTTTGGAACCATTCATGAACAGGTTTTTGAATCTATGATTCGTGCTGGCGGTGCTGCAAATCGTAAAGGGATACCTGTAATATTTGATCCTGTTGGTGTAGGTGCAACTTCTTTTCGAACAAGTAAATCACAGATTCTATTAGATCAGGTCAAAATGGATATCATACGTGGGAATGTAAGTGAGCTTCATGCGTTAATTGGTGGAAGTAGTCAAACGAAAGGAGTAGATGCAGGTGAAGTTTCAGTTTCTCCGATAGAAATAGCGAATCGTGCAGCGGTAAAATATAAGTGTTCAATTGGGATAAGTGGCAAGGAAGATGTCATTTCAGATGGAAAACGAACATTCATCCTGCAAAATGGTGATGAAATATTAACAAAAATAACAGGTACTGGCTGTATGTCAGGTTCCATCATTGCAAGTTTTGCTGCAGTAAGTGAAGACCCTTTAAATGCTACGATGGTTGGAATGTCTGTCATGTCAATAGCGGGTCAAAGGGCAAAACAACATCTGAAACTGAATGAAGGTCTAGGAACATTTAAAGCAAAACTTATAGACGAAATTGATCTGATGAATGCTGAAACATTTAATCTTGAGGTGAGAATACATGAATATTGA
- a CDS encoding RNA polymerase alpha subunit C-terminal domain-containing protein, giving the protein MTISKKTLRTCKNGHQYYKSSDCPTCPICEKERGTINGFLTSLSAPARRALETNGITTLQKLSTYSEKDILQFHGMGPASIPKLRAALKEKGLSFRN; this is encoded by the coding sequence ATGACTATTTCTAAAAAGACCCTACGTACCTGCAAAAATGGACATCAATATTATAAAAGTAGCGATTGTCCAACCTGTCCTATTTGTGAGAAAGAACGCGGAACGATCAATGGATTTCTTACAAGTTTATCTGCACCGGCAAGAAGGGCTTTGGAAACTAATGGGATAACTACTTTACAAAAGCTTTCAACATATAGTGAAAAAGATATTTTACAATTTCATGGTATGGGACCCGCATCTATACCTAAACTTAGAGCTGCCTTAAAAGAAAAAGGGCTTTCTTTTAGAAATTGA
- a CDS encoding TIGR02206 family membrane protein, with translation MEGFFKHKYEAFPFEIFSFSHTLMIIVMFIGVLFIILGRTILKKHNQIVRISFFTILFLLEFLYHIWLYSGGVWDVSFALPLQLCSISLILCLIMLLTKSQVVFQIVYFMGISGALMAIITPELFLGYPHFRFFQFFITHILIIWTCIYYVIVHQYIPTTKGLVRSFFFLNGCAGIAYFLNKITRGNYMFLSYKPINGSLLDYFGPYPYYILSLEAAALILFILLLLPFKLKKKR, from the coding sequence ATGGAGGGTTTTTTTAAGCATAAATATGAGGCTTTTCCATTTGAAATATTCTCATTTTCACATACTTTGATGATAATTGTAATGTTTATTGGTGTTTTATTCATAATTTTAGGACGCACTATTTTGAAGAAACATAATCAAATCGTGCGAATATCCTTTTTTACAATACTTTTCCTCTTAGAATTTCTTTATCATATATGGCTTTATAGTGGGGGAGTATGGGATGTATCTTTTGCATTGCCACTTCAGCTTTGTTCGATAAGCCTAATTTTATGTTTAATCATGTTATTAACAAAATCTCAGGTTGTTTTTCAAATCGTTTATTTTATGGGGATCTCGGGAGCATTAATGGCAATCATTACCCCTGAATTATTCTTAGGATATCCGCATTTTCGCTTCTTTCAATTTTTTATTACCCATATTCTGATCATTTGGACTTGTATTTATTATGTTATAGTACATCAGTATATTCCTACCACTAAAGGTTTGGTGAGATCGTTTTTCTTTTTGAATGGATGTGCAGGAATTGCCTATTTTTTAAATAAAATCACTCGTGGAAATTATATGTTTCTATCATATAAACCAATAAATGGTTCCTTATTAGATTATTTTGGCCCCTATCCATATTATATTCTATCTTTAGAAGCGGCCGCCTTGATTTTGTTTATATTATTATTGCTTCCATTTAAGTTAAAAAAGAAGAGATAA
- the thiD gene encoding bifunctional hydroxymethylpyrimidine kinase/phosphomethylpyrimidine kinase yields the protein MKTALTIAGSDSGGGAGVQADLKAFSALGVYGMSVITAVTAQNTVEVRSVQMLDISIIRDQIAAIFEDLPVDAVKIGMLGSAEIVKNVAEELNKYKPKQIILDPVMVSKGGHHLLLTDAIQSLKEKLLPVVTLVTPNIPEAECLTNTKIENIEDMYQACRNLKELGAKSVLLKGGHLEGDPNDLFFDGMQFTWLKGKRIHTKNVHGTGCTLSSAITAYIAKGYSLQEAVKAGKSYITKAIQYSINIGSGHGPTHHFFDIYEKAGLVEREENKGEL from the coding sequence ATGAAAACAGCTCTTACAATCGCAGGCTCTGATTCAGGTGGAGGAGCAGGAGTACAAGCCGATTTGAAAGCATTCTCTGCATTAGGTGTGTATGGAATGTCTGTTATTACAGCTGTTACAGCGCAAAATACTGTTGAGGTACGATCGGTTCAGATGCTGGATATTTCGATCATTCGTGATCAAATTGCAGCAATATTTGAGGATTTACCGGTGGATGCTGTGAAAATTGGCATGCTTGGATCAGCGGAAATTGTAAAAAATGTGGCTGAAGAACTCAACAAGTATAAACCAAAACAGATAATTCTAGACCCTGTAATGGTTTCAAAGGGAGGACATCATCTTTTATTGACGGATGCCATACAATCCTTAAAGGAAAAATTGCTTCCAGTGGTAACACTTGTAACTCCTAATATTCCAGAAGCGGAATGTTTAACTAATACTAAGATTGAAAATATTGAGGATATGTATCAAGCATGTAGAAATTTAAAAGAGCTTGGGGCAAAATCTGTCCTCCTAAAAGGAGGACATCTTGAAGGAGATCCCAATGATTTATTTTTCGATGGCATGCAATTCACATGGTTAAAAGGGAAACGAATTCATACGAAGAATGTTCATGGGACCGGCTGTACTTTATCCTCCGCAATTACAGCGTATATAGCAAAAGGATACTCTTTGCAGGAGGCTGTTAAAGCAGGTAAATCCTATATTACAAAAGCAATTCAATATAGCATTAATATTGGATCTGGTCATGGTCCTACCCATCATTTTTTTGATATTTATGAGAAAGCTGGTTTAGTAGAAAGAGAGGAAAATAAGGGGGAGTTATAG
- the sstT gene encoding serine/threonine transporter SstT codes for MKSIWKKWSQISLVKQILIGLIIGVILAVAIPTVAKPFVILGSLFVGALKAIAPILVLFLVMSAIAQHKSGHKTNMKSILVLYLLGTFLAGLVAVIVSFIFPVSLTLADSGEDLAAPGGVIEVLKTLLLNIVDNPVKAIYNANYIGILAWAILLGVALKNAPDTTKTMIANVSDAVAKMVTWVIKFAPLGIMGLVIESITTNGLESLLSYGKLLAVLLGCMLFVAVVINPIIVYIGIRQNPYPLVFKCLKESGITAFFTRSSAANIPVNMRLCEKLGLDKDTYSVSIPLGATINMAGAAVTISVLTLAAVHTLGIHVDIPTAIILSVLAAVCACGASGVAGGSLLLIPLACSLFGIPNDVAMTVVGVGFIVGVLQDSCETALNSSTDVLFTATAEYRQRRKEGKSINFKQAS; via the coding sequence ATGAAAAGTATATGGAAAAAATGGAGTCAAATCAGTTTAGTCAAACAAATATTAATCGGTTTGATTATCGGGGTTATTCTAGCAGTTGCCATTCCAACTGTCGCCAAACCATTTGTTATATTAGGTTCATTATTTGTAGGCGCATTAAAAGCAATAGCACCTATTTTAGTATTATTCTTGGTTATGTCTGCCATCGCCCAACATAAAAGTGGTCATAAAACAAATATGAAATCCATTCTTGTACTCTATCTATTAGGAACATTTTTAGCTGGATTAGTGGCTGTAATTGTAAGTTTCATCTTCCCAGTAAGCCTAACTTTAGCTGATAGCGGAGAGGATTTAGCTGCTCCCGGTGGAGTCATAGAGGTCCTAAAAACATTATTACTTAATATAGTAGATAATCCGGTTAAAGCTATTTATAATGCAAACTACATCGGAATCTTAGCTTGGGCAATCCTTCTTGGTGTAGCACTTAAAAATGCACCTGACACGACTAAAACAATGATAGCAAACGTATCTGATGCAGTAGCAAAAATGGTTACATGGGTCATTAAATTTGCTCCATTAGGTATTATGGGACTAGTCATTGAATCAATTACGACAAATGGGCTTGAGTCATTATTAAGCTATGGAAAGCTACTTGCTGTATTACTTGGCTGTATGTTATTTGTTGCTGTAGTTATTAATCCGATTATCGTGTACATTGGTATTCGTCAAAATCCATATCCATTAGTTTTTAAGTGCTTAAAAGAAAGTGGTATTACTGCGTTTTTTACACGCAGTTCAGCAGCCAATATTCCTGTTAATATGAGATTATGTGAAAAGTTAGGTTTGGATAAGGATACGTATTCGGTTTCTATTCCATTAGGTGCAACAATTAATATGGCTGGTGCAGCTGTGACTATTTCTGTGTTAACACTTGCCGCTGTTCATACATTGGGTATTCACGTTGATATTCCTACAGCGATCATTCTTAGTGTTTTAGCTGCTGTATGTGCCTGTGGAGCTTCAGGAGTTGCTGGAGGTTCCTTATTATTGATTCCATTAGCATGTAGTTTATTTGGAATTCCAAATGATGTAGCTATGACAGTAGTTGGGGTAGGATTTATCGTAGGTGTTTTACAAGATTCTTGTGAAACTGCTTTAAATTCTTCCACCGACGTACTCTTTACAGCTACTGCTGAATATAGACAACGACGGAAAGAAGGAAAAAGTATTAATTTTAAACAGGCATCTTAA
- a CDS encoding STM3941 family protein, protein MQKKEFFDSRARMIGFSILTITLTLVFGGITLAMLFGSITLEFPMFILSLILTIVLIPVSIVLLKKATTNEPSVVISTEGIMINGYIPKIGFIPWEDIDGCIPYQINKQAMLGFILFDEDKYVNKFTGMNKKLLEANKSMGYPAINVSINNLKDKEGFFEALAEQNIGFYLEDERQA, encoded by the coding sequence ATGCAGAAAAAAGAATTTTTTGACTCTAGGGCAAGAATGATTGGCTTTTCAATTTTAACCATAACATTGACACTTGTATTTGGTGGTATCACCCTTGCTATGCTTTTCGGGTCAATTACTTTGGAATTTCCAATGTTCATTCTCTCTCTCATATTAACTATAGTTCTTATACCTGTGTCCATCGTACTACTAAAAAAGGCGACAACAAACGAACCTTCCGTTGTCATTAGTACAGAAGGCATTATGATTAATGGATACATTCCTAAAATTGGATTTATCCCATGGGAAGATATCGATGGATGTATTCCATATCAAATCAATAAACAGGCAATGTTAGGTTTTATATTATTTGATGAAGATAAATACGTGAATAAATTCACTGGTATGAACAAAAAGCTTTTAGAAGCAAATAAAAGCATGGGTTACCCTGCCATAAATGTTTCCATTAATAACTTGAAGGATAAAGAAGGTTTTTTTGAAGCACTTGCTGAACAAAATATAGGTTTTTATCTTGAAGATGAACGACAAGCGTAA
- the thiW gene encoding energy coupling factor transporter S component ThiW, translating into MSKTRKLTLTSIIIAITTLTSNIVFIPVGFAKIFPVQHMANVLTAVLLGPVYSVAQSFIVSLLRNMNGTGSIFAFPGSMIGAFLASFLFFKTKKLIWAFIGEVTGTGILGALAAYPIATLLLGNKVALFGFVPSFIISSLGGAIIGIVFIKILFKNKIIGGIIYENSSYNRRL; encoded by the coding sequence ATGTCTAAAACTAGAAAACTAACATTGACTTCAATAATTATTGCGATTACTACACTAACAAGTAATATCGTGTTTATTCCAGTAGGGTTTGCGAAAATTTTTCCTGTACAACATATGGCTAATGTTTTGACTGCTGTATTGCTTGGCCCGGTTTATTCCGTAGCACAGTCATTCATCGTTTCATTACTTCGAAATATGAATGGAACTGGTTCTATTTTTGCTTTCCCAGGGAGTATGATTGGTGCTTTTTTAGCAAGCTTTCTATTTTTTAAAACCAAAAAGCTTATATGGGCATTTATTGGAGAGGTAACTGGAACAGGGATTCTTGGTGCGCTCGCTGCCTATCCGATTGCAACTCTGCTTTTAGGGAATAAAGTTGCCTTATTCGGGTTTGTACCGTCTTTCATAATCAGTTCCTTAGGCGGTGCAATTATTGGCATTGTTTTTATCAAAATATTATTCAAAAACAAAATAATAGGGGGAATCATCTATGAAAACAGCTCTTACAATCGCAGGCTCTGA
- a CDS encoding DNA-3-methyladenine glycosylase family protein: MNQIILQKLGTADPILQQLMKLIGPLNIKISDDPYQALLRSIVGQQLSAKVASVLNERLKKLTNSNLSPETILALSDEQLREIGISYRKISYIRDLSEKITKKELLFEQFSYMGNETVIQQLTQVKGIGRWTAEMFLIFSLGRLDVLSLLDIGLQRGVKWLYSVSKESDGKKLLEEKGKAWTPYQSIASLYLWEVVNQEYVVSYPSFEEYLRSN, from the coding sequence TTGAACCAAATAATATTACAAAAATTAGGAACTGCCGATCCTATCTTACAACAACTAATGAAACTTATTGGTCCGCTCAATATAAAAATAAGTGATGATCCCTATCAAGCATTATTACGATCAATAGTCGGACAGCAATTATCTGCAAAGGTTGCTTCCGTTTTAAATGAGCGGCTAAAAAAATTGACGAATTCCAATCTCTCACCGGAGACTATTTTAGCATTATCAGATGAGCAGTTAAGAGAGATAGGTATATCCTACCGAAAGATTTCGTATATACGAGATTTATCCGAAAAAATTACTAAAAAGGAGCTATTATTTGAACAATTTTCATACATGGGGAATGAAACGGTAATACAACAATTAACACAAGTCAAAGGAATTGGTCGTTGGACAGCGGAAATGTTTCTCATCTTCTCACTAGGTAGACTCGATGTATTATCCCTACTAGATATTGGTCTCCAACGTGGTGTCAAATGGCTTTATTCAGTTTCAAAAGAATCAGATGGTAAAAAACTTTTAGAAGAAAAAGGAAAAGCATGGACACCTTATCAATCGATTGCCTCGCTATACTTATGGGAGGTGGTTAACCAAGAATATGTCGTTTCCTATCCTTCATTTGAGGAATACTTGAGATCTAATTAA
- the queC gene encoding 7-cyano-7-deazaguanine synthase QueC gives MKGVVKLKKEKAIVVFSGGQDSTTCLFWALKRFEEVIAVTFDYNQRHKAEIDCAINITQELGIVHHILDMQLLNQLAPNALTRVDIDVTDGEEGELPSTFVPGRNLLFLSFAGVVASQVGAKHIITGVCETDFSGYPDCKDIFIKSLNVTLNLAMDNQFIIHTPLMWINKAETWKLADELGALDFVRTKTLTCYNGIIAEGCGECPACKLRKRGYDDYIKTKVR, from the coding sequence ATAAAGGGAGTAGTTAAATTGAAAAAGGAGAAAGCAATTGTTGTGTTTAGTGGTGGCCAAGATAGTACAACATGTCTATTTTGGGCGTTGAAACGTTTTGAAGAAGTAATTGCAGTGACTTTCGATTATAATCAACGACATAAAGCGGAAATAGATTGTGCAATAAATATCACGCAGGAGTTAGGAATTGTACACCATATTTTAGATATGCAACTATTAAATCAACTAGCTCCGAATGCTTTAACAAGAGTTGACATTGATGTAACAGATGGGGAAGAGGGGGAGCTTCCATCTACATTTGTACCGGGTCGAAATTTATTATTTTTATCCTTCGCTGGTGTTGTAGCCAGTCAGGTAGGTGCAAAACACATTATAACAGGTGTCTGTGAAACAGATTTCAGTGGTTATCCTGATTGTAAGGATATATTTATCAAATCTTTAAATGTGACCTTAAATCTAGCCATGGATAACCAGTTTATTATCCATACACCTCTAATGTGGATAAACAAAGCAGAAACATGGAAGTTAGCGGATGAACTTGGTGCATTAGATTTTGTCCGTACAAAAACATTAACTTGCTATAATGGAATAATTGCAGAAGGGTGTGGAGAATGTCCCGCTTGTAAACTACGAAAAAGGGGATATGATGATTATATAAAAACAAAAGTAAGATAA
- the tenA gene encoding thiaminase II: protein MESIQTERFTDRLYRNVEPIWSKNFHHSFVQGIGRGTLERELFSYYLKQDYVYLIEYSKLFAIGAQKATSIEVMKQFSVLLHETLHFEMDVHRSYAKSFGISEEELEQSEPTPINLAYTNYMLNVAHNGTLAELVSCLLPCAWDYWEIGKKLYSNYHNELETNPYKNWIKAYSSDEFGALAKWLIQLMDELTFEKPERELTILENHFQTTSRFEFLFWEMLLNQEEWPLQVQNMV, encoded by the coding sequence ATGGAAAGCATTCAAACTGAACGTTTTACAGACAGACTTTATAGAAATGTTGAACCTATTTGGAGCAAAAACTTTCACCATTCATTTGTGCAGGGAATAGGTCGAGGGACACTCGAAAGAGAATTATTTTCTTACTATCTGAAACAGGATTATGTTTATTTAATTGAGTATTCCAAGCTTTTTGCTATAGGAGCACAAAAGGCTACTAGTATTGAGGTTATGAAACAATTTTCTGTCTTACTGCATGAAACTCTTCATTTTGAAATGGATGTTCACCGTTCATATGCTAAATCATTTGGGATAAGTGAGGAAGAGTTGGAACAATCAGAACCAACTCCAATTAATTTAGCGTATACCAATTATATGTTAAATGTGGCCCATAACGGTACTTTAGCAGAATTGGTTTCATGCCTTCTTCCTTGTGCATGGGACTATTGGGAGATTGGAAAGAAATTATATAGTAATTACCATAATGAATTGGAAACAAATCCTTATAAAAATTGGATTAAGGCTTATTCATCTGATGAATTTGGAGCCCTAGCAAAGTGGTTAATTCAACTCATGGATGAATTAACCTTTGAAAAACCCGAAAGAGAATTAACAATTTTAGAAAATCATTTTCAAACGACCTCTCGTTTTGAATTTTTATTTTGGGAAATGCTTCTAAATCAAGAAGAATGGCCGTTGCAGGTGCAGAATATGGTATAA
- a CDS encoding YdcF family protein codes for MLLTIGIITLLLFVTFISSYLSDPRRVINGFWFNLFFCSLLIFCCILGYSTGNKLLMIFALFPFAILLFIATFGFFALSVALFLNARVLMKKEGRRFSNALTLFLGIFLLILFINQIINPERLLSTSLQPLYAGASLIVIYFFLHLTNFLTAYMLYQFNRPKYNQDFIIVLGSGLINDRVPPLLASRINKAIEFYWKQKAVTLPPKLVFSGGQGPDENLPEAEAMQIYAVNNGIPIEDTLTEVHSVNTFQNMLFSKHLMDSLKGNEYNSIFTTNNFHLFRASLYAKKAGLNSQGIGSKTAFYYWPNAMIREYIAIIVMRRKFHTFVVGTILGFSILITLISFLFE; via the coding sequence ATGCTATTAACAATTGGAATTATTACCCTTTTATTGTTTGTTACATTTATAAGTTCTTATTTATCAGATCCAAGAAGAGTGATAAATGGTTTTTGGTTTAACCTGTTTTTTTGTTCATTACTTATTTTTTGTTGTATTTTAGGATACAGTACTGGTAATAAACTCCTTATGATCTTTGCATTATTCCCATTTGCTATTTTACTATTTATAGCAACATTTGGTTTTTTTGCTCTAAGTGTTGCATTATTTTTAAATGCAAGGGTATTAATGAAAAAAGAGGGGAGACGATTTTCAAATGCGTTAACATTATTTTTAGGTATCTTTCTATTAATATTATTTATAAACCAAATCATAAATCCTGAGCGTTTATTATCGACTAGTTTGCAACCTCTATATGCAGGAGCTTCATTAATTGTCATTTATTTCTTTTTACATTTAACTAATTTTTTGACCGCTTATATGTTATACCAGTTTAATAGGCCAAAATACAATCAAGATTTTATTATTGTTTTAGGCAGTGGTTTAATTAATGATAGGGTTCCACCACTATTAGCAAGTAGAATAAATAAAGCGATTGAATTTTATTGGAAACAAAAGGCGGTAACTCTACCACCAAAATTAGTTTTTTCAGGTGGACAAGGACCTGATGAAAACCTCCCCGAAGCAGAAGCGATGCAAATTTATGCCGTAAACAATGGAATTCCTATAGAAGATACTCTGACAGAAGTTCATTCTGTGAATACTTTTCAGAATATGCTTTTTTCAAAACACCTCATGGATTCTTTAAAAGGAAATGAATATAATAGTATCTTTACGACGAACAATTTTCATCTGTTCCGAGCTAGCTTATATGCAAAAAAAGCTGGTCTAAATAGTCAAGGTATCGGTTCTAAAACGGCATTTTATTACTGGCCAAATGCAATGATTCGTGAGTATATTGCCATTATAGTAATGAGACGTAAATTTCATACATTTGTTGTAGGTACCATATTAGGATTCTCTATCTTAATAACATTGATTTCTTTTTTATTTGAATAA
- a CDS encoding RNHCP domain-containing protein: MSRKTENTGFQCKKCRMVIKPLTNGSYRNHCPYCLYSLHLDQQPGDRESSCRGLMAPVGLDYSNKKGYQIIHKCIKCGKVGKNKVAINTEQEDQLIHFLKAIQ, translated from the coding sequence TTGAGTAGAAAAACTGAAAATACAGGATTTCAATGTAAGAAATGCAGGATGGTAATTAAACCATTAACAAATGGAAGTTATCGTAATCATTGCCCATATTGTTTATATTCTTTGCATCTAGATCAGCAGCCAGGTGATCGGGAAAGTAGTTGTCGAGGTTTAATGGCTCCAGTAGGTCTAGATTATTCTAATAAAAAAGGATATCAAATTATCCATAAGTGTATAAAATGTGGCAAGGTTGGTAAAAACAAAGTGGCTATTAATACAGAACAAGAGGACCAACTAATTCACTTTTTGAAAGCAATACAATAG
- the thiE gene encoding thiamine phosphate synthase codes for MNIDYQLYLVTDEQTPEEELLPIVEKAVLGGVTAVQLREKHSEGKIFFEKAIKLKQLLAKFNVPLIINDRVDIALAVNAEGIHIGQKDLPLVEVKKIIPNSMFVGVSVQTEEQALVAQKEGADYIGVGTVFPTTTKPDAITMSFATLRKIVQAVHIPTVAIGGISLENVHQLSNVGVSGISVVSAIMKADDPKLAARMLRNSFK; via the coding sequence ATGAATATTGATTATCAACTGTATCTTGTTACAGATGAACAAACGCCCGAAGAGGAATTGCTTCCTATTGTTGAAAAAGCGGTGTTAGGTGGAGTCACTGCTGTGCAACTTCGAGAAAAACACTCAGAAGGAAAAATCTTTTTTGAAAAGGCAATAAAACTTAAACAACTTCTAGCAAAATTTAATGTTCCATTAATCATTAACGATCGTGTGGACATCGCATTGGCAGTCAATGCAGAAGGAATTCATATTGGACAAAAAGATCTCCCCTTAGTAGAAGTGAAAAAAATTATACCCAACTCAATGTTTGTCGGTGTTTCTGTTCAAACCGAGGAACAAGCATTGGTTGCACAAAAGGAAGGGGCTGATTATATCGGTGTTGGTACTGTTTTTCCGACAACTACAAAACCTGATGCGATCACTATGTCATTTGCTACTTTAAGAAAGATTGTTCAAGCTGTTCATATTCCTACAGTTGCGATTGGAGGGATATCATTAGAAAATGTTCATCAGTTATCAAATGTAGGAGTATCAGGTATTTCCGTAGTTTCGGCGATTATGAAAGCGGATGATCCAAAATTAGCTGCTCGAATGTTACGGAATAGTTTCAAATAA
- a CDS encoding MarR family transcriptional regulator, giving the protein MNGGMKATEIAGFFSVTPGAVTSTSMCDKLEKLDLIQRVRESEDRRVVKMNLTENGEK; this is encoded by the coding sequence ATTAATGGTGGAATGAAAGCTACGGAAATTGCTGGTTTTTTCTCTGTAACACCAGGTGCAGTTACCTCTACCTCTATGTGTGATAAACTGGAGAAACTCGATTTAATACAACGAGTAAGAGAGAGTGAAGATCGCAGAGTAGTAAAAATGAACTTAACGGAAAATGGAGAAAAATAG